A genomic region of Rhodococcus oxybenzonivorans contains the following coding sequences:
- a CDS encoding zeta toxin family protein has protein sequence MRSSTPTSRNKPTSGSAVSSWRPRPPGPPGGGKSSSIDRRHLAGQGWRVLDADTIKDYPLRDAIERGVYTDLLSIDLSDGHRLMPRELATLVHTESTKLLDTITEICLSRGENLVLEGTFSWPGLGPRLMRDLAYADYEKFTILDVEAPQHITRARALTRWWRGRQEALRGGGGLGGRFTPGFVIDALDTGDSEETVCACNARAAFDHPLSAEIPTVELLVEHADGGDVTWVKENGVVVYPQVPADRPEP, from the coding sequence ATGCGATCGTCGACGCCTACCTCGCGGAACAAACCGACGTCGGGGTCGGCCGTCAGTTCCTGGCGCCCACGACCGCCGGGCCCACCGGGGGGTGGGAAGTCGTCGAGTATCGACCGCCGGCACCTCGCCGGGCAAGGATGGCGGGTACTCGATGCGGACACGATCAAGGACTACCCGCTCCGCGACGCCATCGAGCGGGGCGTCTACACCGACCTGCTGAGCATCGACCTTTCGGACGGGCACCGGCTGATGCCTCGTGAACTCGCCACCCTGGTGCACACCGAGTCGACGAAACTCCTCGACACCATCACGGAGATCTGTCTGTCCCGCGGGGAGAACCTGGTCCTCGAGGGCACGTTCAGCTGGCCCGGCCTCGGCCCGCGGCTCATGCGCGATCTTGCGTACGCGGACTATGAGAAGTTCACGATCCTCGATGTCGAAGCACCCCAACACATCACCCGCGCCCGGGCGTTGACCCGGTGGTGGCGGGGCCGGCAGGAAGCGTTGCGCGGTGGTGGCGGTCTTGGTGGCCGGTTCACCCCGGGGTTCGTCATCGACGCCCTCGACACCGGTGACTCCGAGGAGACGGTGTGCGCCTGCAACGCGAGGGCTGCGTTCGATCACCCACTGTCCGCGGAGATCCCGACCGTCGAGTTGCTCGTCGAGCATGCCGACGGCGGTGACGTGACGTGGGTGAAGGAGAACGGTGTGGTGGTCTATCCGCAGGTTCCGGCCGATCGACCCGAGCCGTGA
- a CDS encoding S8 family serine peptidase — MIRPTADSSRESVDWFLQKRRPKQRAELEAAVGADVVAKLDPWIVHRILDEREESKFAQWTGTPVPDELPAHRVLINLASGKVRRREQVPKERRDDAVRARRDEANFSLREIRDDLARRGIEVEQEFWLTHSVQATLTTSEVVAIARRLDVSSIVSNQLHFAQLLDVSRHIIKADVMPVGITGAGVTVAILDTGVDVSHPSLAGLGIGAQQDMTGTAVRRDDRGHGTYCAGIVASSHTKYRGIAPGATVVDIRVMDGTGTAQPSWGVAGLAAAVTAGADVANSSWGFSHKDGEWEDPDGSCVLCVAADQSTALGVLNVVAAGNSGEDICGSYDTMICCPGMANNVLTVGSTEDDDTLSSFSSTGETPDGRLKPEVLAPGGDIGSLKATGIPTLPGAMTVEPGIIRAGGTSAAAPHIAGVAALILAKNPNLIPRQVARLIIVNTLRLPSLPLLWCGRIDALAAVNATPPP; from the coding sequence ATGATCAGGCCGACAGCCGACAGCAGCCGAGAATCGGTCGACTGGTTCCTGCAGAAACGTCGACCGAAGCAGCGGGCGGAGCTCGAAGCCGCGGTCGGCGCGGATGTCGTTGCCAAGCTCGATCCGTGGATTGTGCATAGGATCCTCGACGAGCGTGAAGAGTCGAAGTTCGCGCAGTGGACAGGCACGCCCGTACCCGATGAACTCCCGGCACACCGGGTGCTGATCAATCTCGCGTCCGGCAAGGTGCGTCGCCGTGAGCAGGTGCCGAAGGAACGTCGGGACGATGCCGTCCGAGCGCGCCGAGACGAAGCCAACTTCTCGCTGCGGGAGATCCGTGATGATCTCGCACGCCGCGGAATCGAGGTGGAACAGGAGTTCTGGCTGACACACAGCGTGCAGGCGACGCTTACGACATCGGAGGTCGTCGCGATCGCACGACGACTGGACGTCAGCTCGATCGTCAGCAATCAGCTGCACTTCGCGCAACTACTCGATGTCAGTAGGCACATCATCAAGGCCGACGTCATGCCCGTGGGGATAACTGGTGCGGGGGTCACGGTCGCGATCCTCGACACGGGTGTGGATGTCAGCCATCCATCTCTGGCCGGTCTCGGTATCGGGGCTCAGCAGGACATGACCGGCACCGCCGTACGACGCGATGATCGTGGGCATGGTACGTACTGCGCGGGAATCGTCGCGAGCAGTCACACGAAGTACCGCGGAATCGCTCCCGGCGCCACGGTCGTCGACATCCGGGTCATGGATGGTACCGGCACCGCGCAACCATCTTGGGGTGTTGCTGGGTTGGCCGCAGCGGTGACCGCCGGCGCCGACGTCGCGAACAGTAGCTGGGGTTTTTCGCACAAGGACGGCGAGTGGGAGGATCCCGACGGATCCTGTGTCTTGTGCGTCGCCGCGGATCAGTCCACTGCGCTTGGCGTTCTGAATGTCGTCGCTGCCGGCAACTCCGGTGAGGATATCTGCGGCAGTTACGACACCATGATCTGTTGTCCGGGGATGGCGAACAACGTCCTCACCGTGGGATCGACAGAGGACGATGACACGCTGTCGTCGTTTTCAAGTACTGGCGAGACGCCTGACGGTCGGCTCAAGCCCGAGGTGCTTGCCCCCGGCGGCGACATCGGGTCGCTGAAAGCGACAGGCATCCCGACGTTGCCCGGCGCGATGACTGTCGAACCGGGCATCATCAGGGCAGGCGGCACCAGTGCGGCGGCTCCCCACATCGCTGGAGTTGCGGCGCTGATCCTCGCCAAGAATCCAAACCTGATCCCGCGGCAGGTCGCGCGGCTGATCATCGTCAATACCCTGCGCCTTCCGAGCCTGCCGCTGCTGTGGTGTGGGCGCATCGACGCGCTCGCCGCTGTCAACGCGACACCGCCCCCGTAA
- a CDS encoding DUF4193 family protein has product MWSLAVGVIVVPTGPRYAAIAYLDANTPDPLPLRAGDVLVVNTARASLPRAHHLPHRPHPLPFRPGCGCCPPANLHAGVLVTSRRAVAGSTGASRGSTITDEAVMITDNPGTAARRYIDTLDEITKSTQHSHATAIWRIGRIVSLPGIRGPVRAEPEFLPTPVTRMRLWHRTDYQPGPAVDGEDNDTAEPSNYPGADLPGEELAARLIGRQSDESTCTSCLLVHHQGDSSTSSS; this is encoded by the coding sequence GTGTGGTCACTCGCAGTCGGCGTCATCGTCGTCCCCACAGGGCCGCGGTACGCGGCGATCGCCTACCTCGACGCCAACACCCCCGATCCGCTGCCGCTGCGTGCCGGGGATGTCCTGGTCGTCAACACCGCCCGCGCCAGCCTTCCGCGCGCACACCACCTCCCCCACCGCCCTCACCCACTACCTTTCAGGCCGGGGTGCGGGTGCTGTCCACCGGCGAATCTGCACGCAGGCGTTCTCGTCACCAGCCGGCGGGCGGTCGCCGGATCCACCGGCGCTTCCCGCGGCTCGACCATCACCGATGAGGCCGTCATGATCACCGACAACCCCGGCACGGCCGCCCGCAGGTACATCGACACCCTCGACGAGATCACGAAGTCGACCCAGCATTCCCACGCCACCGCGATCTGGCGGATCGGCCGGATCGTGTCCCTGCCCGGGATCCGCGGCCCGGTACGCGCTGAACCCGAATTCCTCCCCACCCCGGTCACCCGAATGCGCCTGTGGCACCGCACCGACTACCAACCCGGCCCCGCCGTGGACGGCGAAGACAACGACACCGCAGAACCGTCGAACTACCCCGGCGCCGACCTGCCCGGCGAAGAACTCGCCGCCCGCCTCATCGGCAGACAATCCGACGAATCCACCTGCACCAGTTGCCTCCTGGTCCATCACCAAGGCGACTCGTCAACAAGCAGCAGCTGA
- a CDS encoding geranylgeranyl reductase family protein — protein MSTIRYEAIVVGAGPAGSAAAYRLAAKGRRVLILERHQFPRDKACGDLLTARSVRLLAEIGVLDSLPQHHRIRGSRVHMRGHQFRDLHYTEDAEGLVVPRRLLDDALSRRAVDAGADLWTGADVTGPVLDDRQVVGVQVRLADALVDVRAHVVIAADGPRSLLARAAGLAMPTQGRLGLAVQGRFANVQCESDLQEIFLPLTDVSERHVMRSFGWIHYLGGTEANVGIGLYEPSLAGEIDMLLDEFVARLRRERGGFIRHGRLQSAPLCFDFAPKRCVGPGILLVGAAAGLTSPFTGEGISYALESGMTAADVVDRSLRQGCTPPDLLDYPILLEHAYSGYFGTGRASMHRYKLMWHVLESTFDSERPPFALCRRAVLLSEGSGEFQASRLTDDVSALIAPGSNIPADLLGVGETMTAAVRGEWPFLARLVMTQSGDPGVPFRPALLLLLCSYFGDSKRRQLIDTAAAVELGCFAALGQLGVDNAPTQSNWGNKFAILVADLLLAKATQLSARAGPDVLTAMSTAITNVCTGQLLETANAKNAHLDLAERLRIIRLKSTLPFELPCRLGALVAGAGYAVAQDVEAYGRDLALAYRLMDEVLDLDDVPTPRTQTFDALTYPMLLAVRRDRSGQLTELLDRGDHGTDRPAICAIVRATGALETSRTLAQHYAGRATEALTALPAGTARSSLSALARYAVTRVMEDSPDLTSIFD, from the coding sequence ATGAGCACAATTCGGTACGAGGCGATCGTCGTGGGCGCGGGTCCCGCCGGCTCGGCGGCGGCGTACCGTCTTGCAGCCAAGGGGAGGCGCGTGCTAATCCTCGAGCGCCACCAGTTCCCGCGCGACAAGGCGTGCGGCGATCTGCTTACAGCGCGGTCGGTGCGGTTGCTGGCCGAAATCGGTGTGCTCGACTCGCTACCGCAACACCACCGCATCCGAGGATCCCGAGTCCATATGCGGGGACACCAGTTCCGCGATCTCCACTACACCGAAGACGCCGAAGGGCTCGTAGTTCCGCGTCGCCTGCTCGACGATGCTCTGAGTCGACGAGCCGTCGACGCCGGTGCCGACCTCTGGACCGGCGCCGACGTCACAGGCCCCGTGCTCGACGATAGGCAAGTGGTCGGCGTCCAGGTACGTCTGGCCGACGCGCTGGTCGATGTGCGGGCGCATGTCGTCATCGCTGCCGACGGTCCACGGTCGTTGCTCGCGCGAGCCGCTGGGCTCGCGATGCCGACCCAGGGTCGACTCGGACTCGCGGTCCAGGGTCGGTTCGCCAACGTGCAATGCGAGTCGGATTTGCAGGAGATCTTCCTCCCGCTCACCGATGTCAGCGAACGGCATGTGATGCGGTCATTCGGATGGATCCACTACCTGGGCGGCACCGAGGCGAATGTTGGTATTGGACTATATGAACCGTCGTTAGCCGGTGAGATCGACATGCTACTCGACGAGTTCGTCGCACGGCTCCGTCGTGAGCGCGGGGGGTTCATCCGGCATGGGCGCTTGCAGAGCGCACCACTGTGTTTCGACTTTGCACCGAAACGCTGCGTCGGCCCTGGCATTCTTCTGGTCGGTGCCGCGGCCGGGCTCACCAGCCCCTTTACCGGCGAAGGCATCAGCTACGCGCTCGAGTCGGGTATGACCGCAGCAGATGTCGTCGATCGAAGCCTGCGGCAGGGGTGCACACCCCCGGATCTACTGGACTACCCGATACTGCTCGAGCATGCGTACTCGGGCTACTTCGGCACCGGCCGAGCATCGATGCATCGGTACAAGCTGATGTGGCATGTCCTCGAGAGCACGTTCGACAGCGAGCGACCTCCCTTCGCTCTGTGTCGACGGGCGGTCCTGCTCTCGGAGGGTTCCGGGGAGTTTCAGGCGTCCCGACTCACCGACGACGTCAGCGCACTCATCGCACCGGGTTCGAACATCCCCGCCGACCTGCTCGGCGTCGGCGAAACGATGACCGCGGCGGTACGCGGCGAGTGGCCGTTCCTCGCCCGCCTGGTGATGACACAATCGGGCGACCCCGGCGTGCCATTCCGGCCGGCGTTGCTCCTGCTGCTGTGCTCCTACTTCGGTGACTCCAAGCGGCGGCAGCTGATCGACACGGCAGCCGCGGTCGAGCTAGGCTGCTTTGCCGCGCTCGGTCAATTGGGGGTTGACAACGCACCAACGCAATCGAACTGGGGCAACAAGTTCGCGATCCTCGTCGCCGATCTCCTCCTCGCGAAGGCAACACAGCTCTCGGCGCGCGCCGGCCCGGACGTACTCACGGCGATGTCCACGGCGATCACCAACGTCTGCACCGGGCAGCTCCTCGAAACCGCGAATGCGAAAAATGCGCACCTCGATCTCGCCGAACGACTCCGGATCATCCGACTCAAATCGACACTCCCGTTCGAGTTGCCATGCCGGCTCGGTGCGCTGGTGGCCGGAGCGGGATATGCTGTCGCGCAGGACGTCGAGGCGTACGGTCGGGACCTCGCGCTCGCCTACAGGTTAATGGATGAGGTGCTCGACCTCGACGACGTACCAACGCCACGTACCCAGACCTTCGACGCATTGACGTACCCGATGCTCCTCGCAGTGCGCCGCGATCGCTCCGGGCAACTCACCGAACTGCTCGACCGGGGAGACCACGGAACGGATCGTCCGGCGATATGTGCGATCGTGCGCGCGACCGGCGCACTCGAGACATCTCGGACGCTCGCGCAGCACTACGCCGGCCGCGCGACAGAGGCCCTCACCGCGCTGCCTGCAGGAACCGCTAGGTCATCGCTGTCTGCGTTGGCGAGGTACGCGGTCACCCGCGTCATGGAAGATAGCCCGGATCTCACCTCGATATTCGATTAG
- a CDS encoding polyprenyl synthetase family protein, whose protein sequence is MPTSPDGVNARLEGVLLGAVRTADPAMSTMAAVLLRRGGKRLRPTLLRRCAELGDADDDIALRAAAVVELLHVASLHHDDVMDEASIRRGGSSANALWGDETAALVGTHIMARATALLAGLPPDVVASVADTTFVVCTGQLRETEHAYDLDLDLDTYIDILRMKTASLFELPCRIGAMLAGLEPSQVDAVARYGSNLGIAFQLIDDLLDFEGETTALGKPTGTDLDRGIYSYPVLFALREPTGATLRERLGASETVGAAAELVRASGAPTATGELAREYSDRADRKLDLFPDTAARSALRALTDLVIARDR, encoded by the coding sequence GTGCCGACTTCACCTGACGGGGTGAACGCCCGACTCGAGGGCGTGCTGCTCGGCGCCGTGCGTACTGCCGATCCGGCGATGAGCACAATGGCTGCCGTCTTGCTTCGTCGTGGTGGCAAACGCCTACGCCCGACGTTGCTTCGGCGGTGCGCCGAACTCGGAGACGCGGACGATGACATCGCCCTTCGGGCGGCGGCCGTCGTCGAGTTACTGCACGTGGCATCGTTGCACCACGACGACGTCATGGACGAGGCGTCGATCCGGCGCGGCGGTTCGAGCGCGAACGCGTTGTGGGGCGACGAAACGGCGGCCCTCGTGGGGACCCACATCATGGCGCGAGCAACGGCGTTGCTCGCAGGCCTGCCGCCTGATGTAGTCGCGTCGGTCGCGGACACGACATTCGTCGTCTGCACTGGGCAACTCCGGGAAACCGAACACGCGTACGACCTCGACCTTGACCTCGACACGTATATCGACATTCTGAGGATGAAGACGGCGTCCCTGTTCGAGTTACCCTGCCGGATCGGGGCGATGTTAGCGGGACTCGAGCCCAGCCAGGTCGACGCGGTCGCACGCTACGGAAGCAACCTCGGGATCGCCTTTCAACTGATCGACGATCTACTTGACTTCGAAGGAGAAACAACAGCGTTGGGGAAACCGACAGGGACGGACCTAGACCGGGGAATCTACTCTTACCCTGTGCTGTTCGCGCTGCGGGAACCGACTGGTGCCACACTCCGTGAACGGCTCGGCGCCTCGGAAACAGTCGGCGCCGCCGCCGAACTGGTCCGCGCAAGCGGTGCGCCGACTGCCACCGGAGAACTCGCTCGGGAGTACTCGGACCGGGCGGACCGCAAATTGGATTTGTTCCCCGACACAGCAGCACGCAGCGCGCTCCGAGCGCTGACCGACCTTGTCATCGCTCGCGACCGATGA
- a CDS encoding serine/threonine protein kinase, which produces MVVLGSLTLCVTASIAAVQIGQRTDPGRQPRPQPASPSGGGPPGWMWVLLGVLTVAVLGLVGYITIGPRLAEEARDADRPANPTESSILAPPATLNPALPVREPVEALPSTARPCPPVFNNPEFTSSAVGTAVTSRGFAEEVRRQYLSQLQRGRPVTIVADSPVTGQRYSMFCGGMRVVTCTGGNNAVVYVY; this is translated from the coding sequence ATGGTTGTCCTCGGGTCGTTGACGTTGTGCGTCACCGCGTCGATCGCGGCGGTCCAGATCGGGCAGCGCACGGATCCGGGTCGACAGCCGCGCCCGCAACCGGCATCCCCGAGCGGTGGTGGTCCTCCGGGATGGATGTGGGTACTGCTTGGCGTCTTGACGGTCGCGGTGCTGGGGTTGGTTGGGTACATCACGATCGGACCTCGACTCGCGGAAGAGGCCAGAGACGCTGACCGTCCGGCCAACCCGACAGAGTCCTCGATACTGGCGCCACCGGCCACGCTGAACCCAGCGTTGCCGGTACGGGAACCGGTCGAGGCGTTGCCCTCGACTGCCCGGCCGTGCCCACCGGTGTTCAACAACCCCGAGTTCACGTCCTCGGCTGTCGGTACCGCCGTCACCTCGCGCGGATTCGCTGAAGAGGTCCGCCGCCAGTACTTGAGTCAATTGCAGCGTGGAAGGCCCGTGACGATCGTTGCGGATAGCCCGGTCACCGGACAGCGGTATTCGATGTTCTGCGGCGGAATGCGGGTGGTGACCTGCACCGGGGGCAACAACGCGGTGGTCTATGTGTATTGA